The proteins below come from a single Vibrio natriegens NBRC 15636 = ATCC 14048 = DSM 759 genomic window:
- the trpA gene encoding tryptophan synthase subunit alpha: MSRYEKMFARLNEKNQGAFVPFVTVGDPNAEQSYKIMETLVESGADALELGIPFSDPLADGPTIQGANKRALESGATPSICFEQIGKIRAQYPDLPIGLLMYANLVYSRGIENFYEHCAKAGIDSVLIADVPTNESAEFVAAAEKFGIHPIFIAPPTASDETLEQVAELSGGYTYLLSRAGVTGTETKANMPVGQLLERLNQFDAPPALLGFGISEPEQVKQAIEAGAAGAISGSAVVKIIETHAEQPQIMLDKLGEFVSAMKAATQK; encoded by the coding sequence ATGAGTCGTTATGAGAAGATGTTTGCTCGCCTGAACGAAAAGAACCAAGGCGCGTTTGTACCGTTCGTAACGGTAGGTGATCCCAATGCAGAACAATCATACAAAATTATGGAAACCCTTGTTGAATCGGGTGCTGACGCACTTGAGCTGGGCATTCCGTTTTCTGACCCACTAGCAGATGGCCCGACAATTCAGGGAGCAAATAAACGTGCACTGGAGTCTGGCGCAACACCAAGTATCTGCTTTGAGCAAATAGGCAAGATTCGCGCCCAATACCCAGATCTACCAATCGGGCTATTGATGTATGCGAACTTGGTTTACTCTCGCGGTATTGAAAACTTTTACGAACACTGTGCCAAAGCCGGTATCGACTCTGTTCTGATTGCCGACGTACCAACCAATGAAAGCGCAGAGTTCGTCGCAGCCGCTGAGAAGTTCGGCATTCATCCGATCTTTATTGCGCCACCAACGGCCAGCGATGAAACCCTGGAGCAAGTGGCAGAGCTAAGTGGCGGTTATACCTACCTACTTTCTCGAGCGGGTGTAACAGGGACAGAAACGAAGGCAAATATGCCTGTTGGACAGTTGTTAGAAAGACTAAACCAATTCGATGCTCCACCAGCGTTACTTGGCTTCGGTATCTCTGAGCCAGAACAAGTGAAACAAGCAATAGAGGCTGGTGCCGCTGGCGCCATCTCTGGTTCAGCCGTGGTTAAAATCATTGAGACGCACGCAGAGCAGCCACAGATTATGCTGGACAAGCTTGGTGAGTTTGTTTCGGCAATGAAGGCCGCTACTCAAAAATAA
- a CDS encoding Crp/Fnr family transcriptional regulator has protein sequence MEELKKLLLQCPVLSGLPEEGINDAVQIARTRHFDEKALICNKGDKHSSLMVIAKGAVRVNSISTKGKEVTLMIFDAGGWFGDNVFSPGMPRIFGATAHSDVTLLELQGDKFRQLLAKYPQSYPVILDLMSRRLWSAISVIEDDAIRGIEERIGRRLLLLATYQTNRAISAEPCMVRVTREHIANMMGLTRQSVHKVLKKMESEGILSLSYGSITIPNPLEMEEYLKQLE, from the coding sequence ATGGAAGAGTTAAAAAAGTTGTTGCTTCAATGCCCCGTACTATCTGGATTACCTGAAGAGGGCATCAATGACGCGGTACAAATTGCAAGAACCCGGCATTTCGACGAAAAAGCGCTTATCTGTAACAAAGGAGACAAGCATTCATCTCTGATGGTGATTGCTAAAGGAGCAGTAAGAGTCAACTCGATAAGTACAAAAGGCAAAGAAGTCACGTTAATGATTTTTGATGCGGGCGGCTGGTTCGGAGACAATGTTTTCTCACCCGGTATGCCGCGCATATTCGGAGCTACGGCTCATTCCGACGTGACACTCCTGGAGCTACAAGGGGATAAATTCCGTCAGTTGCTGGCTAAGTACCCGCAAAGTTACCCAGTCATTCTGGATCTGATGAGTCGAAGGCTGTGGTCGGCAATATCCGTTATAGAAGACGATGCAATACGAGGCATTGAAGAGCGTATTGGTCGCCGGTTGCTCTTACTCGCGACTTATCAAACCAATCGGGCAATCAGTGCAGAGCCATGTATGGTTCGTGTCACAAGAGAACACATCGCAAATATGATGGGACTGACAAGACAAAGCGTACACAAAGTCTTAAAAAAAATGGAAAGCGAGGGAATACTCTCTCTGAGCTACGGGAGCATCACAATTCCCAATCCTCTGGAGATGGAAGAATATCTCAAACAACTTGAATAA
- a CDS encoding anthranilate synthase component 1, whose amino-acid sequence MNKAIEIKNLGQLEVLTASVPYTQDPTRLFHTLCENKTDSLLLESAEIDSKQDLKSLLIVDSAVRIVCFDHTVTMQALTDNGKNLLAHLNKNVRSDVTSQFDGETFTLEFSQPCDTLDEDSRLREASSFDALRLVQHSFDLEDKDKHAIFLGGLFAYDLVASFEPLGHADATNQCPDYVFYVAETLLVVDHQTESCHLQATLFVDNSQQATLEARIAEIGEQCSAPKHLPSAAKLTDVTAQPSISDEDFCQIVSDLKEYVVKGDIFQVVPSRRFTLPCPSPLAAYKELKKSNPSPYMFYMQDELFTLFGASPESALKYETDTNQVEIYPIAGTRRRGKRPNGEIDFDLDSRIELELRTDMKENAEHMMLVDLARNDVARISEAGTRYVADLLKVDRYSHVMHLVSRVVGQLREDLDALHAYQASMNMGTLTGAPKIRAMQLIRDVEGVRRGSYGGAVGYLTGEGTLDTCIVIRSAYVENGIAQVQAGAGVVFDSDPQAEADETRGKAQAVISAIQAAHEE is encoded by the coding sequence GTGAACAAGGCCATTGAAATCAAGAATCTTGGACAACTGGAAGTGCTAACGGCTTCTGTTCCTTACACTCAAGACCCAACCCGCTTGTTTCACACCCTGTGTGAAAATAAGACGGATAGCTTACTTCTGGAATCTGCGGAAATTGATTCGAAACAGGACCTGAAGTCACTTTTGATCGTTGACTCTGCGGTTCGCATCGTTTGTTTTGACCATACCGTCACCATGCAGGCATTAACGGACAATGGTAAAAACTTGCTTGCTCACCTCAATAAGAACGTACGTAGTGACGTTACTTCTCAATTTGATGGTGAGACTTTCACACTTGAATTTTCCCAGCCATGCGACACTCTGGATGAAGACTCTCGCTTACGTGAAGCTTCTTCATTCGATGCACTGCGCTTAGTTCAACACAGTTTTGATCTAGAAGATAAAGATAAGCACGCGATTTTCCTCGGTGGTTTATTCGCTTACGACTTAGTGGCAAGTTTCGAACCTTTGGGTCATGCAGATGCGACCAATCAATGCCCAGATTACGTTTTTTACGTTGCCGAGACACTACTCGTCGTTGACCATCAAACTGAGTCTTGCCATTTGCAAGCAACGCTATTTGTCGATAACTCGCAACAAGCGACTTTAGAAGCTCGCATTGCAGAGATCGGCGAACAGTGTAGCGCGCCTAAGCATCTGCCTAGTGCGGCCAAACTGACCGATGTGACAGCTCAACCAAGCATCTCGGATGAAGACTTCTGCCAGATTGTCAGTGATTTAAAAGAGTACGTAGTGAAAGGGGATATTTTCCAGGTTGTTCCTTCACGCCGTTTCACGCTTCCTTGCCCTTCCCCACTAGCGGCATATAAAGAGCTGAAGAAGAGCAACCCAAGCCCATACATGTTCTACATGCAAGATGAGTTATTCACTCTATTTGGCGCTTCGCCAGAAAGTGCTTTGAAGTACGAAACCGACACCAATCAGGTTGAGATATACCCAATCGCAGGCACTCGCCGCCGTGGTAAGCGCCCGAATGGAGAAATCGATTTCGATCTCGACAGCCGTATCGAACTTGAACTGCGTACCGACATGAAAGAAAACGCAGAACACATGATGCTAGTTGATCTGGCACGTAACGACGTCGCACGTATCTCTGAGGCAGGTACTCGCTATGTAGCTGACCTACTCAAGGTAGACCGTTACAGCCATGTGATGCATTTAGTTTCACGCGTCGTCGGTCAATTACGCGAAGATTTAGACGCCCTGCATGCTTATCAGGCAAGCATGAATATGGGCACACTGACAGGCGCGCCAAAAATTCGTGCTATGCAGTTAATTCGTGACGTGGAAGGTGTTCGCCGCGGAAGCTATGGCGGTGCAGTTGGTTACCTAACCGGAGAAGGCACGCTAGATACTTGTATCGTGATTCGCTCTGCCTATGTTGAAAACGGTATTGCCCAAGTACAAGCAGGCGCAGGGGTAGTTTTCGATTCAGATCCACAAGCGGAAGCGGACGAAACCCGCGGTAAGGCACAAGCCGTTATTTCTGCTATTCAAGCAGCACATGAGGAGTAG
- a CDS encoding long-chain-fatty-acid--CoA ligase has translation MMNLAAALQRNAASKPDKTALICGDLEISYSQFDAIAGKIATSLINSGVKPGDRVALSCPNLPFFAFIYFAVQKAGAVAVPLNVLLKAREIKYHLEDSNAKFFFCFEGTPELPMAREGVKAFKEVETCENMIVMTQSQADLEWGGVPTLNAFIRDVEPLADYVPRNADDTCVVLYTSGTTGMPKGAELTQQNIVMNAIVGQNIMAAQGDDVHLVTLPLFHTFGQTVHLNASVLSGATLVLVPRFEPSHVLELIEKHKVTIFAGVPTMYIGMLHADADYDISSLRVAASGGSSLPTEVFRAFEEKFNVPILEGYGLSETSPIACFNHLDQERIPGSVGQPIQGVEVKLVDLEGNQVPVGEEGEIIVRGHNVMKGYLGRPEVTESVLKNGWFHTGDVGRFDEAGNLYIVDRIKDLIIRGGFNVYPREIEEVFMTHPAVAMVAVIGIPHQEYGEEIKAYVVLKPDQDIEAADLQAWGREHLAAFKYPRFVEIRDQLPMSATGKILKRELKSELKVA, from the coding sequence ATGATGAATCTTGCTGCTGCGCTGCAGCGAAATGCTGCCAGTAAGCCTGATAAGACAGCGTTGATATGCGGTGACTTGGAAATTTCTTATTCTCAATTTGATGCGATCGCGGGCAAAATTGCGACGTCTTTGATCAATAGTGGTGTCAAACCGGGTGACCGAGTCGCGTTGTCGTGTCCTAATCTGCCTTTCTTTGCGTTTATTTATTTCGCTGTTCAGAAAGCGGGCGCCGTTGCCGTACCACTCAACGTGTTGTTGAAAGCGAGAGAAATCAAATATCACCTGGAAGACTCAAACGCTAAGTTTTTCTTCTGTTTTGAAGGTACACCAGAGTTACCAATGGCCAGAGAAGGTGTGAAAGCCTTCAAGGAAGTTGAAACCTGCGAAAACATGATTGTCATGACCCAGTCGCAGGCTGATTTAGAGTGGGGTGGTGTACCAACTCTTAACGCTTTCATTCGTGATGTTGAACCGCTGGCTGATTACGTGCCTCGTAATGCGGATGACACTTGTGTTGTATTGTATACCTCAGGTACGACGGGAATGCCGAAAGGTGCGGAACTAACGCAACAAAACATCGTGATGAACGCGATTGTTGGGCAGAACATCATGGCTGCTCAAGGTGATGATGTACACTTAGTGACCTTGCCTCTGTTCCACACATTTGGCCAAACCGTGCACTTGAACGCCAGTGTCTTGAGTGGTGCAACTTTGGTTCTTGTTCCTCGATTTGAACCTTCTCATGTTCTTGAATTGATCGAAAAACATAAAGTGACCATTTTTGCGGGCGTACCAACAATGTACATCGGTATGCTTCATGCGGATGCTGATTATGATATTTCGTCGCTGCGCGTGGCGGCAAGTGGTGGTTCATCGTTACCAACGGAAGTGTTCCGTGCGTTTGAAGAGAAGTTCAATGTGCCTATTCTGGAAGGCTACGGTTTATCTGAAACGAGTCCTATCGCCTGCTTTAACCATTTAGATCAAGAGCGAATTCCTGGTTCGGTTGGTCAACCTATCCAAGGTGTTGAGGTTAAGCTTGTCGACCTAGAGGGTAATCAAGTCCCTGTGGGTGAAGAGGGTGAAATCATCGTACGCGGTCACAATGTGATGAAAGGCTACTTGGGCCGCCCAGAAGTAACAGAGTCAGTACTGAAAAACGGTTGGTTCCACACGGGTGACGTTGGCCGTTTTGATGAAGCAGGTAACTTGTACATCGTGGATCGAATCAAAGATTTGATTATTCGTGGTGGCTTTAACGTTTACCCGCGTGAAATTGAAGAAGTGTTCATGACGCACCCTGCTGTTGCGATGGTCGCGGTGATTGGTATTCCTCATCAAGAGTACGGAGAGGAAATCAAAGCTTACGTAGTGCTTAAGCCTGATCAGGACATTGAAGCGGCCGACCTTCAGGCTTGGGGACGTGAACACTTAGCGGCATTTAAATACCCACGCTTTGTCGAGATTCGAGACCAGCTTCCGATGAGTGCAACGGGTAAGATTTTGAAACGTGAATTGAAATCTGAACTTAAAGTCGCTTAG
- a CDS encoding dicarboxylate/amino acid:cation symporter, producing MEVLKEKSLLNNIGVQVVIAMIVGTAAGALMGHDATVFAPLGAIFINLIKMLVIPLVAVALISGAAGLGNSQSAGKVGLVTLGYFGLTSALAVALALFMGEVFQPGIGIDVSGVEGMFSAEYASKGELPTFWATITGMIPTNVFQSLNDANILQILVFCMFFGIAISQQTKERRDPIINGVNCIVDAMVWMINKVMIIAPIGVFGLMAEAVGTFGFGALMVVFKLFVVYTAAILIFGFVVYPAMVHIFTKTSAKKFISSMKKPQAVALSTASSMATLPVTMDTCEKDLGVRNSTASFVLPLGATINMSGNAIYYGLVAIFFAQLFNIDLGMGAYIAIIVTSTLGAVGQAGVPGPSFLVVAVLLAAGIPIEGLPLLFALDRIFDMIRTALNITGDAACAVIVDALVEEEVQANKEVELSKQEA from the coding sequence ATGGAAGTGTTAAAAGAAAAGAGTTTGCTAAACAACATTGGCGTGCAAGTCGTCATTGCAATGATCGTGGGTACAGCCGCTGGTGCTCTAATGGGTCACGACGCTACGGTCTTCGCGCCACTTGGTGCTATCTTTATCAACCTAATCAAAATGCTAGTAATCCCATTGGTTGCTGTCGCTTTGATTTCTGGTGCTGCTGGTCTTGGAAATAGCCAGTCTGCAGGTAAAGTTGGCTTAGTAACACTAGGTTACTTTGGTCTAACATCTGCTCTTGCAGTAGCACTTGCTCTATTTATGGGTGAAGTATTCCAACCGGGCATCGGCATCGACGTTTCTGGCGTTGAAGGCATGTTCTCAGCTGAATACGCTTCTAAAGGTGAGCTGCCAACTTTCTGGGCTACCATCACTGGTATGATCCCAACCAACGTTTTCCAGTCGCTGAATGATGCGAACATCCTACAGATCCTAGTTTTCTGTATGTTCTTTGGTATTGCGATTTCTCAACAAACTAAAGAACGCCGTGATCCTATCATCAACGGTGTTAACTGCATTGTTGACGCGATGGTTTGGATGATCAACAAGGTGATGATCATTGCTCCTATCGGTGTATTCGGCCTGATGGCTGAAGCTGTGGGTACATTTGGTTTCGGCGCACTGATGGTTGTATTCAAACTGTTCGTTGTATACACAGCCGCTATCCTAATTTTTGGCTTCGTTGTCTACCCTGCGATGGTTCATATCTTCACTAAGACCTCTGCGAAGAAATTCATCTCTTCAATGAAGAAACCACAAGCAGTTGCACTATCAACAGCATCTTCAATGGCGACACTGCCAGTAACGATGGATACTTGTGAAAAAGACCTAGGCGTTAGAAACTCTACCGCTTCGTTCGTTCTGCCTCTTGGCGCAACGATCAACATGTCTGGTAACGCAATTTACTACGGCTTGGTAGCAATCTTCTTTGCTCAGCTATTTAACATCGACCTAGGCATGGGCGCTTACATCGCGATCATCGTAACTTCTACTCTTGGTGCGGTTGGTCAGGCTGGTGTGCCGGGTCCATCATTCTTGGTTGTTGCGGTTCTACTAGCGGCTGGTATTCCAATTGAAGGTCTGCCACTACTATTCGCTCTTGACCGTATCTTCGATATGATTCGTACTGCTCTGAACATCACGGGCGATGCAGCATGTGCTGTTATTGTTGATGCACTTGTAGAAGAAGAAGTACAAGCAAATAAAGAAGTTGAGCTGAGTAAGCAAGAAGCTTAA
- the trpD gene encoding anthranilate phosphoribosyltransferase has translation MEAIINKLYDQQALTQEESQQLFDTIIRGELDPILMASALTALKIKGETPDEISGAAKALLANAKPFPRPEYDFADIVGTGGDGHDTINISTTAAFVAAACGLKVAKHGNRSVSSKSGSSDLLDSFGINLAMSPEDTRKAMDEIGVAFLFAPQYHGGVRHAMPVRQTMKTRTIFNILGPLINPAHPNIELMGVYSEELVRPIAETMLQMGMKRAAVVHGSGLDEVAIHGPTTVAEIKDGQIVEYTLTPQDFGLETHPLEAIKGGAPEENKAIITNILTGKGTDAQLGAVAANVALLMRLFGHEDLKANAQQAIEAMNSGKAYQLVQQLAAHA, from the coding sequence ATGGAAGCGATTATCAATAAACTTTATGACCAACAGGCTTTGACTCAAGAAGAAAGTCAGCAACTGTTCGATACCATTATTCGTGGTGAACTCGACCCAATTTTGATGGCATCAGCGTTAACGGCGCTTAAGATCAAAGGCGAAACTCCAGACGAGATTTCCGGCGCAGCAAAAGCCCTGCTCGCCAACGCAAAGCCGTTCCCGCGTCCTGAGTATGACTTTGCCGATATTGTCGGTACTGGTGGCGATGGTCACGATACCATCAACATTTCCACCACGGCAGCATTTGTCGCTGCGGCTTGCGGCTTGAAAGTCGCCAAACACGGCAACCGCAGTGTCTCCAGTAAGTCAGGCTCTTCTGATCTACTGGACTCTTTCGGCATCAACCTTGCCATGAGCCCAGAAGACACGCGTAAAGCCATGGACGAAATTGGCGTTGCATTTCTGTTTGCCCCCCAATACCACGGTGGCGTGCGCCATGCGATGCCAGTGCGCCAAACGATGAAAACACGCACTATCTTCAATATTCTTGGTCCACTGATTAACCCTGCTCACCCTAACATTGAATTAATGGGTGTTTACAGCGAAGAACTAGTTCGTCCTATTGCAGAAACCATGCTACAAATGGGTATGAAGCGCGCCGCAGTCGTACATGGTAGCGGGCTCGATGAAGTGGCCATTCATGGGCCAACCACGGTGGCAGAAATCAAAGACGGTCAAATTGTTGAATACACTCTGACTCCGCAAGACTTCGGTTTAGAAACTCACCCGCTAGAAGCGATTAAAGGTGGCGCTCCAGAAGAGAATAAAGCAATCATCACCAATATTCTCACAGGAAAAGGAACCGACGCTCAGCTCGGTGCTGTCGCGGCGAACGTTGCATTGCTCATGCGTCTGTTCGGTCACGAAGATTTAAAAGCCAATGCGCAGCAAGCCATTGAGGCAATGAATTCAGGCAAGGCTTATCAGTTAGTTCAGCAACTTGCCGCACACGCTTAA
- a CDS encoding aminodeoxychorismate/anthranilate synthase component II, whose amino-acid sequence MANIVFIDNFDSFTYNLVDQFRSLGHSVTIYRNNIAAETIEHAVNELENPVVLLSPGPGAPSEAGSMPDLIQRMKGKVPMIGICLGHQAIVEAYGGTVAGAGEIIHGKVSMMEHDNHATYANLPSPLAIARYHSLVATSVPETLTITAEVDGLTMSVVHEQDKVCGFQFHPESIMTTYGATLLANAIEWALEKNNA is encoded by the coding sequence ATGGCTAACATAGTATTTATCGATAACTTTGACTCTTTTACCTATAACTTGGTTGATCAATTTCGTTCGCTTGGTCATTCCGTCACCATTTACCGTAATAACATTGCTGCCGAGACCATAGAACACGCGGTCAATGAGCTAGAAAACCCAGTTGTTCTGCTCTCTCCAGGTCCAGGAGCTCCTTCTGAAGCGGGCTCAATGCCAGACTTAATTCAGCGCATGAAAGGCAAAGTGCCAATGATAGGCATCTGTCTTGGCCATCAGGCCATCGTTGAAGCCTATGGCGGCACGGTTGCGGGCGCAGGTGAGATCATTCACGGCAAAGTGTCGATGATGGAACATGACAATCACGCCACTTACGCCAATTTGCCATCACCACTGGCCATTGCCCGTTATCACTCATTGGTCGCAACCTCTGTTCCAGAAACGCTGACCATTACCGCTGAAGTGGATGGATTAACCATGTCAGTAGTACACGAACAGGACAAAGTTTGCGGATTTCAGTTCCACCCGGAATCGATCATGACCACGTATGGAGCAACCCTATTAGCCAATGCTATCGAATGGGCGCTTGAGAAAAACAACGCATAA
- the trpCF gene encoding bifunctional indole-3-glycerol-phosphate synthase TrpC/phosphoribosylanthranilate isomerase TrpF yields the protein MTDFNTQKADNLSEHVSKKEAEMAEVLAKIVRDKYQWVAERKASQHLSTFQSDLELSDRSFYDALSGDKTVFITECKKASPSKGLIRDDFDLDYIASVYNNHADAISVLTDEKYFQGNFDFIPQVRSQVTQPVLCKDFMVDAYQVYLARHYGADAILLMLSVLNDEEYKALAEVAHSLNMGILTEVSNEEELHRAVDLGALVIGINNRNLRDLSTDLNRTKELAPLIRKLAPKATVISESGIYTHQQVRDLAAYADGFLIGSSLMSEDNLELAVRKVTLGENKVCGLTHPDDAAKAYKAGAVFGGLIFVEQSKRAVDLETARLTMSGAPLKYVGVFQNHEIDFVAAIVTSLGLKAVQLHGAEDQTYVNQLKAELPAGVEIWKAYGVKESAPTLLAENVDRHLLDAQVGNKSGGTGQVFDWSLIGDPSQIMLAGGLSPENAQQAASLGCLGLDLNSGVESAPGKKDAQKLQAAFNAIRNY from the coding sequence ATGACGGATTTCAACACTCAAAAAGCTGATAACCTTTCTGAGCACGTGTCAAAAAAAGAAGCGGAAATGGCGGAAGTTCTCGCTAAGATCGTTCGCGACAAATATCAGTGGGTCGCAGAGCGCAAAGCTTCTCAGCATTTGAGTACATTTCAATCCGATTTAGAACTTTCAGATCGTAGCTTCTACGATGCGCTCAGCGGCGATAAGACGGTCTTTATTACTGAGTGTAAAAAAGCCTCACCTTCGAAAGGGCTCATAAGAGATGACTTTGATCTGGATTACATCGCATCAGTTTACAACAATCATGCAGATGCCATTTCTGTCTTAACCGACGAGAAGTACTTTCAGGGCAACTTCGACTTTATTCCACAAGTCCGCAGTCAGGTCACTCAGCCCGTACTTTGTAAAGATTTCATGGTAGACGCTTACCAAGTTTACTTAGCGCGCCACTACGGGGCTGACGCCATCTTATTGATGCTGTCTGTACTTAACGATGAAGAATACAAAGCATTAGCTGAAGTCGCTCACAGCCTGAACATGGGTATTCTGACAGAAGTCAGCAACGAAGAAGAGCTGCATCGTGCGGTTGATTTGGGTGCACTTGTTATCGGTATCAACAACCGTAACCTACGCGACTTAAGTACTGACCTTAACCGTACCAAAGAGTTAGCACCGTTGATTCGAAAGCTCGCGCCAAAAGCAACCGTGATTTCAGAGTCAGGCATTTACACACACCAACAAGTTCGAGATTTAGCGGCTTACGCGGACGGATTCCTGATTGGCAGTTCGCTTATGTCCGAAGACAATCTGGAGCTCGCTGTTCGTAAAGTCACATTGGGTGAAAATAAGGTTTGTGGTTTGACCCACCCTGACGATGCAGCAAAAGCTTATAAAGCGGGAGCGGTATTTGGCGGACTGATTTTTGTTGAACAGTCTAAACGAGCGGTGGATTTAGAGACGGCTCGACTCACCATGAGCGGCGCGCCACTTAAATATGTAGGCGTGTTCCAAAATCATGAGATTGATTTTGTAGCCGCAATTGTGACATCGCTTGGTTTAAAAGCGGTTCAGCTGCACGGCGCTGAAGATCAAACCTACGTCAACCAGTTAAAAGCTGAACTTCCTGCTGGCGTTGAAATTTGGAAAGCGTATGGCGTCAAAGAGAGCGCGCCAACTTTGCTTGCGGAAAACGTTGATCGCCATTTATTGGATGCGCAGGTCGGGAATAAATCTGGTGGTACCGGACAAGTTTTCGACTGGTCTCTTATCGGCGACCCAAGTCAAATCATGTTAGCAGGTGGACTGTCGCCTGAGAATGCTCAACAAGCGGCGTCATTAGGTTGCTTGGGATTAGATTTAAACTCTGGCGTAGAAAGCGCGCCAGGTAAAAAAGATGCACAGAAGTTGCAGGCCGCGTTTAACGCAATTCGCAACTACTAA
- a CDS encoding trp operon leader peptide: MLQELKQNQKAKVAVCLNKTSSADVAWWRTWTSSWWANVYF; encoded by the coding sequence ATGTTACAAGAATTGAAGCAAAACCAAAAAGCGAAAGTTGCAGTTTGTCTAAATAAGACAAGCTCGGCAGACGTTGCTTGGTGGCGCACTTGGACAAGTTCTTGGTGGGCAAACGTGTACTTCTAG
- the trpB gene encoding tryptophan synthase subunit beta, giving the protein MAKLNAYFGEYGGQYVPQILVPALEQLEQAFIDAQEDPEFRSEFMTLLQEYAGRPTALTLTRNLTKGTKTKLYLKREDLLHGGAHKTNQVLGQALLAKRMGKTEIIAETGAGQHGVATALACALLGLKCRVYMGAKDVERQSPNVFRMKLMGAEVIPVHSGSATLKDACNEALRDWSATYEDAHYLLGTAAGPHPFPTIVREFQRMIGEETKNQILAREGRLPDAVIACVGGGSNAIGMFADFIEEESVRLIGVEPAGKGIDTDQHGAPLKHGKTGIYFGMKAPIMQDENGQIEESYSVSAGLDFPSVGPQHAYLNSIGRAEYANVTDDEALDAFQEIARSEGIIAALESSHALAHALRMARENPEKEQLLVVNLSGRGDKDIFTVNAILEEKGVI; this is encoded by the coding sequence ATGGCAAAACTGAATGCCTACTTTGGCGAATATGGCGGTCAGTACGTTCCGCAAATCCTCGTTCCTGCATTGGAGCAACTTGAGCAAGCATTTATTGACGCACAGGAAGATCCAGAGTTCCGTAGCGAATTCATGACACTTCTTCAGGAATATGCAGGTCGCCCTACGGCGCTAACGCTTACTCGCAACTTAACTAAAGGTACAAAGACCAAACTGTACCTAAAGCGTGAAGACTTACTCCACGGCGGCGCACACAAAACTAACCAGGTGCTAGGTCAGGCTCTACTGGCTAAGCGCATGGGCAAAACAGAAATCATCGCTGAAACCGGTGCGGGTCAACACGGTGTCGCAACAGCACTAGCATGTGCGCTACTTGGTCTGAAATGTCGCGTTTATATGGGTGCGAAAGACGTTGAGCGTCAAAGCCCGAACGTGTTCCGCATGAAACTCATGGGCGCTGAAGTCATTCCGGTACATTCTGGTTCGGCAACACTTAAAGATGCGTGTAATGAAGCACTGCGTGACTGGTCAGCAACGTACGAAGACGCGCACTACCTACTAGGTACGGCAGCGGGCCCTCACCCGTTCCCAACTATTGTTCGCGAGTTTCAGCGTATGATTGGTGAAGAAACCAAGAACCAGATTCTGGCTCGTGAAGGACGTCTTCCAGATGCAGTTATCGCTTGTGTTGGCGGTGGCTCTAACGCCATTGGTATGTTTGCTGATTTCATCGAAGAAGAAAGTGTTCGCCTTATTGGAGTCGAACCTGCAGGTAAAGGTATCGATACCGACCAACACGGTGCGCCGCTGAAACACGGTAAGACAGGCATTTATTTCGGTATGAAAGCGCCAATCATGCAAGATGAAAACGGACAGATCGAAGAGTCCTACTCCGTTTCTGCTGGTCTTGATTTTCCATCTGTTGGGCCTCAGCACGCTTACTTGAATTCCATTGGCCGCGCGGAATACGCCAATGTAACCGATGATGAAGCCTTGGATGCTTTCCAGGAAATTGCGCGTAGTGAAGGTATCATTGCGGCACTTGAATCGTCTCACGCACTTGCACACGCGTTGCGTATGGCTCGCGAAAATCCAGAAAAAGAGCAGCTTTTAGTCGTCAACTTATCCGGTCGTGGTGACAAAGACATCTTCACCGTAAACGCCATCCTAGAAGAAAAAGGAGTGATCTAA